One Faecalicatena sp. Marseille-Q4148 DNA window includes the following coding sequences:
- a CDS encoding galactose mutarotase, whose product MLKKSFGQTKTGEQASLYVFENRNGMLMGVTDFGATLVNVVVPDRNGRLTDVVLGFDDVSGYEASDKFFGATVGRNANRIGGASFELNGKTYLLAKNDGENNLHSGLDFSNQRMWAVEETTENSIRLSLESPHMDQGFPGNVTLYVTYRLTEENAVEISYEATPDADTILNMTNHSYFNLEGHDSGNVLRQHVQIDAEAFTRADATSVPTGEVVPVEGTPMDFRNPTLIGAGIDSEYEAVQLGHGYDHNWCLKYDGTFKKAAAMYAEGTGIGMDVYTDLPGMQFYTGNFVSNVFGKGGTIYHVRSGACFETQYYPDAVHKPHFQQPITKAGETYRTKTSYRFYL is encoded by the coding sequence ATGTTGAAAAAATCTTTTGGACAGACAAAAACAGGTGAGCAGGCAAGTCTGTATGTATTTGAAAACCGGAATGGGATGCTCATGGGCGTTACAGATTTTGGGGCAACTCTTGTAAATGTAGTAGTTCCTGATAGAAATGGACGTCTTACAGATGTCGTGCTTGGATTTGATGATGTTAGCGGTTATGAAGCAAGCGATAAATTTTTTGGAGCTACTGTGGGACGAAATGCTAACCGGATCGGCGGAGCTTCTTTTGAATTAAATGGAAAGACCTATCTTCTTGCAAAAAATGATGGAGAGAATAATCTTCATAGCGGTTTGGACTTTTCTAATCAGAGAATGTGGGCGGTAGAAGAGACAACGGAGAACAGCATACGCCTGTCTTTGGAAAGTCCTCATATGGATCAGGGATTTCCGGGAAATGTAACACTTTATGTTACATATAGGTTGACAGAAGAAAATGCAGTAGAAATTTCTTATGAAGCGACTCCGGATGCTGACACCATTTTAAATATGACAAATCACAGTTATTTCAATTTGGAAGGACATGATTCCGGGAACGTGCTGCGTCAGCATGTGCAGATTGATGCAGAGGCGTTCACAAGAGCAGATGCAACATCCGTTCCGACCGGAGAAGTGGTTCCGGTTGAAGGAACACCGATGGATTTTCGTAATCCCACATTGATCGGTGCAGGAATTGATTCAGAATATGAGGCTGTACAGCTTGGTCACGGATATGATCATAACTGGTGTCTGAAGTATGACGGAACATTCAAAAAAGCAGCTGCGATGTACGCAGAAGGAACAGGGATTGGCATGGATGTATACACGGATCTTCCGGGAATGCAGTTTTATACAGGAAATTTTGTGAGCAATGTATTTGGAAAAGGCGGAACAATCTATCATGTAAGAAGCGGAGCTTGCTTTGAGACGCAGTATTATCCGGATGCAGTTCATAAACCACATTTCCAGCAGCCAATAACAAAGGCCGGAGAAACATATCGAACAAAAACGTCATATAGATTCTATCTATAA
- a CDS encoding GntR family transcriptional regulator has product MKENVMKKTLREQIAEILRKKILSGEIKPGERLIEAEISEEYQVSRGPVREALRQIEEEGLVTYLSHKGCVVRELTYEDMQESYLIRSALEMLAVEIYEAKLPKEYEDEMEEILKEMEGASSTKDVYSIVELDERFHCCIVEASGCSKLLKMWKMLEGDNAATYLTMSNEVLMPFAVIARNHRWILEALQSRDVSETQRRIREHYMVVPQTLYEKKHSLREK; this is encoded by the coding sequence ATGAAAGAGAATGTAATGAAAAAAACGCTCCGTGAGCAAATCGCTGAGATACTGAGAAAGAAAATTTTGTCAGGAGAAATTAAGCCGGGCGAGAGATTAATTGAGGCAGAAATCTCGGAAGAGTATCAAGTCAGCAGAGGGCCGGTAAGAGAAGCGCTTCGGCAGATTGAAGAAGAAGGGCTTGTGACTTATTTATCGCACAAAGGCTGTGTTGTGAGGGAGCTTACATATGAAGATATGCAGGAATCTTACTTGATCCGTTCTGCGCTGGAAATGTTAGCTGTAGAAATCTACGAAGCGAAGTTGCCGAAGGAATATGAAGACGAGATGGAAGAAATCTTAAAAGAGATGGAAGGCGCATCGAGTACAAAAGATGTTTATAGTATTGTTGAATTAGATGAGCGTTTCCACTGCTGTATTGTGGAAGCATCCGGATGCAGCAAGCTTTTAAAAATGTGGAAAATGCTGGAAGGGGATAATGCAGCAACCTATCTTACAATGAGCAATGAAGTATTGATGCCGTTTGCGGTTATCGCAAGAAATCATCGGTGGATTTTAGAAGCGCTGCAGTCTCGTGATGTCAGCGAAACGCAAAGAAGAATCAGAGAACATTATATGGTTGTTCCGCAGACATTATACGAGAAAAAACATAGTTTGAGAGAAAAATAA
- a CDS encoding ABC transporter permease, with protein sequence MKSKEDEKMLKFIGKRLAFAVLTLFLIATATFFLVAGAPGDPIAAKVGQMPEQAQAIINAKYGFDRPVVERYFMYMKNLITTGDFGESIIYTGKSANDIIRDNTLISAKIGLLAILFQVTIGVLLGLVAALNRGKPIDHAIRIMVVLAICVPSFVFAALLQYFLAFKWKLVPVFGWGELKHYILPVAAYAIGGIASYCKYTRNSTLSVISEDYIITAKAKGCTKKRVVRKHILRNSMIPIVTMIGPAVAGIFAGSFIIEKMFAIPGLGSYYVKAVSDNDYTMVIGLTIFFAMLYVAALIIVDILYGIVDPRIRVTKGKK encoded by the coding sequence ATGAAATCAAAGGAGGATGAAAAGATGCTGAAATTTATTGGAAAACGACTTGCTTTTGCCGTACTGACGCTGTTTTTGATTGCTACGGCAACATTTTTCCTGGTAGCCGGAGCTCCGGGAGATCCTATTGCAGCGAAAGTAGGTCAGATGCCGGAACAGGCACAAGCCATTATTAATGCAAAATATGGTTTTGACCGTCCGGTAGTTGAAAGGTACTTCATGTATATGAAGAATCTAATCACAACAGGCGATTTTGGAGAATCAATTATTTACACGGGAAAATCTGCCAATGACATTATCCGGGACAATACATTGATCTCAGCCAAGATCGGTTTGCTTGCTATTTTATTCCAGGTAACGATCGGTGTGCTGCTCGGACTTGTTGCAGCGCTGAACAGAGGAAAACCTATCGATCATGCGATTCGAATTATGGTAGTACTCGCAATCTGTGTGCCAAGCTTTGTATTTGCGGCGCTTCTCCAGTATTTCCTTGCTTTTAAGTGGAAACTGGTTCCGGTATTCGGATGGGGAGAATTAAAACACTACATACTTCCGGTTGCTGCATATGCCATTGGTGGAATCGCTTCTTACTGCAAATACACAAGAAACAGTACATTATCTGTTATCAGTGAAGATTACATTATAACAGCGAAAGCAAAAGGCTGTACGAAAAAAAGAGTTGTTCGCAAACACATTTTAAGAAACTCTATGATCCCGATTGTCACAATGATTGGACCGGCAGTTGCAGGTATCTTCGCAGGATCATTCATTATTGAGAAGATGTTCGCAATTCCTGGACTTGGTTCTTATTATGTAAAAGCGGTATCTGATAATGACTATACGATGGTAATTGGTCTGACAATCTTCTTTGCAATGCTTTATGTAGCGGCATTGATTATTGTGGATATCCTGTATGGTATTGTCGATCCGAGAATCCGTGTAACAAAGGGCAAGAAATAA
- a CDS encoding ABC transporter permease codes for MSLADDLFERVGTKGLSGEELGKKSLTYWADVWRRFRENKLALFGMILLVAIIILLFVGPMISGKDYQYIDASKKDMLPNSEYWFGTDDMGRDLFTRVCVGGRISIYIGLCCTVVMFVIGALVGALAGLKGGLVDDIIMRICEFVGNLPYLIIVVILSITLGRSLFSLVFAMSLTAWVGTARMVRGQILQIKEQDYVQAAKALGADTKRIIIKHLLPNTLGIIMVDITMSVPGFIFSEAFLSYIGLGVRPPETSWGALASAGQQQLMFYPHQLFFPCLLIVLTILSFHLIGDGLSDALDPKLRQ; via the coding sequence ATGTCTCTTGCAGATGACTTATTCGAGCGTGTCGGTACGAAAGGATTATCTGGGGAGGAACTTGGAAAGAAATCTCTCACATACTGGGCTGATGTATGGAGAAGATTTCGTGAAAATAAGCTGGCGCTGTTTGGTATGATCCTGCTTGTGGCGATCATTATCCTTCTATTTGTCGGACCGATGATCTCAGGAAAAGACTATCAGTACATTGACGCTTCAAAGAAAGATATGCTGCCGAACTCTGAATACTGGTTCGGTACAGATGATATGGGGCGTGACTTATTTACCCGCGTCTGTGTCGGAGGACGTATTTCAATTTATATTGGACTTTGCTGTACAGTCGTAATGTTTGTGATCGGTGCTCTTGTAGGAGCACTCGCAGGTCTGAAAGGCGGACTGGTAGATGACATTATCATGAGAATCTGTGAATTTGTCGGAAACCTGCCGTACTTGATCATTGTTGTTATTCTTTCTATTACATTGGGACGAAGCCTTTTCTCCCTTGTTTTTGCGATGTCATTGACAGCCTGGGTTGGAACGGCGCGAATGGTGCGAGGCCAGATTCTTCAGATCAAGGAACAGGATTATGTGCAGGCTGCTAAGGCGCTTGGAGCAGACACGAAAAGAATTATTATCAAACATTTACTTCCGAACACGCTTGGAATTATCATGGTAGATATTACAATGTCTGTACCCGGATTCATTTTCAGTGAGGCGTTCTTAAGTTATATCGGACTTGGAGTCAGACCGCCGGAAACAAGCTGGGGTGCTCTGGCAAGTGCCGGACAGCAGCAGCTAATGTTCTATCCGCACCAGTTATTTTTCCCATGTTTGCTGATCGTCCTGACGATTCTTTCATTCCATTTGATCGGTGACGGACTTTCAGATGCATTGGACCCGAAACTTAGACAGTAG